One genomic segment of Stigmatopora argus isolate UIUO_Sarg chromosome 3, RoL_Sarg_1.0, whole genome shotgun sequence includes these proteins:
- the ppip5k1b gene encoding inositol hexakisphosphate and diphosphoinositol-pentakisphosphate kinase 1 isoform X6 — protein MLLHVMSEPCDEQQLDGGDGLRRDSKDVAALASEDDEPDLQPMEADVKMDMFPEEDMEDDDDQSPSERQIVVGICCMMKKSKSKPMTHILERLCKFDYIEVVIFPEDVILEEPVEKWPLCDCLISFHSKGFPLDKAVEYAKLRNPLLINDLNMQYFIQDRREVYRILQEEGIDLPRYAVLNRDPDNPEECNLVEGEDHVEVNGEVFPKPFVEKPVCAEDHNVYIYYPTSAGGGSQRLFRKIGSRSSVYSPETSVRKTGAYIYEEFMPTDGTDVKVYTVGPDYAHAEARKSPALDGKVERDSEGKEIRYPVMLTAMEKLVARKVCLAFQQTVCGFDLLRANGHSFVCDVNGFSFVKNSMKYYDDCAKVLGNMVMRELAPQFHIPWSIPMEAEDIPIVPTTSGTMMELRCVIAIIRHGDRTPKQKMKMEVRHPLFFELFEKCGGYKSGKLKLKKPKQLQEVLDIARLLLLELGQHNDCEIEEKKSKLEQLKTVLEMYGHFSGINRKVQLTYLRNGQPKASSEEEDSKREGPSLLLVLKWGGELTPAGRVQAEELGRAFRCMYPGGQGDYAGFPGCGLLRLHSTYRHDLKIYASDEGRVQMTAAAFAKGLLALEGELTPILVQMVKSANMNGLLDSDSDSLTDCQQKVKARLHEIMQKDQEFSQEDYQKLAPTNSPSLVNSMKMIQNPVKTCDKVYALIQSLNSQIRKRLEDPKSSDLQLYHSETLELMLQRWSKLERDFRMKSGRYDISKIPDIYDCIKYDTQHNSSLDLDDTLELFRLSRALADIVIPQEYGISKAEKLDIAQAYCVPLMKKIQLDLQRTHEDEAVNKLHPLYSRGVMSPGRHVRTRLYFTSESHVHSLLSVFRYGKLLDDEKDQQWRQAMDYLSAVTELNYMTQIVIMLYEDNNKEPSSEERFHVELHFSPGVKGCDDEENVPLGFGFRPASSENQDKKPNQGSMEDLSQDQPDQALIVSEPINIQRRSPMVRNRKTGSMEVLSETSPSQSSKCCTPHRLFPSGSRQSPDIKSASGLELLSMPPVKRFSVSFARHPTNGFEGCSMVPSIYPLETLHNLLSLKQVDEFLNSVCESSSEAHAKTMKALSGLFDSQSQTSLYSPQQPLSSSGSETSLRPTSQPLWHGSVPSSAVSSAGPSSPITESSGLNFNFSE, from the exons ATGCTACTACACGTGATGTCCGAACCCTGTGACGAACAGCAACTGGATGGCGGCGACGGTCTGAGGCGGGACAGCAAAGACGTCGCCGCCTTGGCTTCTGAAGATGACGAGCCCGACTTGCAGCCAATGGAGGCGGACGTGAAGATGGACATGTTCCCGGAGGAGGACATGGAAGACGATGACGACCAGTCG CCGTCCGAGCGACAGATCGTGGTAGGAATTTGCTGCATGATGAAGAAGTCCAAGTCCAAACCCATGACACATATTCTGGAGCGCCTCTGCAAGTTCGACTACATCGAGGTGGTGATCTTTCCCGAGGATGTTATTTTGGAGGAGCCTGTGGAAAAATGGCCACTGTGTGACTGCCTCATCTCTTTCCACTCGAAAG gTTTCCCACTGGACAAAGCGGTGGAATATGCCAAGCTCAGGAATCCACTGCTCATCAATGACCTCAACATGCAGTATTTTATCCAGGACAG GAGGGAAGTGTACCGCATCCTTCAAGAAGAGGGGATCGACCTACCTCGATATGCCGTGCTCAACCGGGACCCCGACAACCCTGAAG AGTGCAACCTTGTGGAGGGGGAGGACCACGTGGAAGTCAACGGGGAGGTGTTCCCTAAACCTTTTGTGGAGAAGCCGGTCTGCGCCGAGGACCACAATGTCTACATCTACTACCCGACGTCAGCGGGTGGCGGCAGTCAGAGACTGTTTAGAAAA ATCGGGAGTCGTAGCAGTGTGTACTCCCCAGAAACCAGCGTTCGGAAGACTGGCGCTTACATATACGAGGAGTTTATGCCAACAGATGGTACCGACGTGAAG GTGTACACGGTGGGTCCGGACTATGCCCACGCAGAGGCCCGGAAATCTCCTGCGCTGGACGGGAAAGTGGAGCGAGACAGCGAGGGGAAGGAGATTCGATACCCTGTCATGCTGACGGCTATGGAGAAGCTGGTTGCGCGAAAAGTCTGCTTAGCATTCCAG CAAACCGTGTGCGGCTTCGACCTCCTCCGAGCCAACGGCCACTCGTTTGTCTGTGACGTCAACGGTTTCAGCTTTGTCAAGAACTCCATGAAGTACTACGACGACTGCGCCAAAGTGTTGGG GAACATGGTCATGAGAGAGTTAGCCCCCCAATTCCACATTCCTTGGTCTATCCCGATGGAGGCCGAAGATATCCCCATTGTCCCGACCACCTCAGGAACCAT GATGGAGCTGCGATGCGTTATCGCCATTATTCGCCATGGCGACCGCACACCAaagcagaaaatgaaaatggaggTTCGACATCCTCT ATTCTTTGAATTGTTTGAAAAATGCGGAGGCTACAAGTCAGGAAAGCTAAAGCTGAAAAAACCAAAACAGCTTCAG GAAGTTCTGGATATCGCTCGCTTGCTGCTACTTGAACTTGGTCAACACAACGACTGCGAGATTGAGGAGAAGAAGTCCAAACTGGAGCAACTCAAGACCGTCCTGGAAAT GTATGGTCACTTCTCAGGTATCAACAGAAAAGTCCAGTTGACGTACTTGCGTAACGGACAACCAAAAGCTTCTAGTGAAGAGGAAG ACTCCAAGAGGGAGGGTCCGTCTCTCCTGCTGGTCCTTAAGTGGGGCGGCGAGCTGACGCCGGCTGGCCGGGTTCAAGCCGAGGAACTGGGCAGAGCATTTCGCTGCATGTACCCTGGAGGCCAAG GCGACTACGCCGGCTTTCCCGGATGCGGCCTCCTGCGCCTGCACAGCACGTACCGCCACGACCTCAAGATCTACGCCTCCGACGAAGGCCGGGTGCAGATGACGGCCGCCGCCTTTGCCAAG GGCCTCCTGGCTCTGGAAGGCGAGCTCACTCCCATTCTGGTGCAAATGGTGAAAAGCGCCAACATGAACGGGCTGCTGGACAGTGACAGCGACTCGTTGACCGACTGCCAGCAAAAAGTCAAAGCGCGGTTACACGAGATCATGCAGAAGGACCAGGAGTTCTCACAAGAGGATTATCAGAAG CTAGCGCCGACAAACAGCCCCTCGCTTGTCAACTCCATGAAAATGATACAAAATCCAGTGAAGACCTGCGACAAAGTGTACGCTCTCATCCAGAGCCTGAATTCACAAATCAGGAAACGACTTGAGGATCCCAAGTCTTCAG ATCTGCAACTGTACCACAGCGAGACCTTGGAGCTAATGCTCCAGCGCTGGTCCAAACTGGAAAGGGATTTCCGCATGAAAAGCGGCCGCTACGATATCAGCAAGATCCCGGATATCTACGACTGTATCAAATACGATACGCAGCACAACTCTTCGTTGGACCTGGACGACACGCTGGAGCTCTTTCGGCTCTCTCGCGCTTTGGCCGACATCGTCATACCGCAG GAATACGGAATCAGCAAAgcagaaaagctggacatcgcTCAGGCGTATTGCGTCCCACTCATGAAGAAGATCCAGCTGGACCTGCAGAGGACTCACGAAGACGAGGCCGTCAATAAGCTGCACCCCTT GTACTCCAGGGGGGTGATGTCTCCAGGTCGCCACGTCCGCACGCGTCTTTACTTCACCAGCGAAAGCCACGTCCACTCCCTGCTCAGCGTTTTCCGTTACGGAAAGCTTTTGGAT GATGAAAAAGACCAACAATGGAGGCAGGCCATGGACTACCTTAGTGCTGTAACCGAGCTTAACTATATGACGCAAATAGTCATTATGCTGTATGAAGACAACAACAAG GAGCCTTCTTCAGAGGAGCGTTTCCACGTGGAGCTGCATTTCAGCCCCGGGGTCAAAGGTTGCGATGACGAGGAAAACGTCCCGCTCGGATTTGGTTTCCGTCCGGCGTCCTCAGAG aatcaggacaaAAAGCCCAACCAAGGCAGCATGGAGGATCTGTCTCAGGACCAACCCGACCAGGCTCTTATTGTTTCAGAGCCCATCAATATCCAGAGGAGGTCCCCCATGGTCCGCAATCGCAAGACAGGCTCCATGGAG GTCCTCTCTGAGACTTCACCCAGCCAGTCGTCCAAATGCTGCACGCCGCACCGACTCTTCCCGTCGGGCTCACGCCAGTCGCCCGACATCAAGTCAGCGAGCGGCCTAG AACTGTTGTCTATGCCGCCAGTAAAGAGATTTTCTGTGTCATTTGCCAGGCATCCGACTAATG GTTTTGAAGGCTGCTCAATGGTGCCCTCTATCTACCCATTGGAGACGCTGCACAACTTGCTCTCGCTGAAGCAGGTGGATGAGTTTCTCAACTCTGTGTGTGAGAGCAGCAGTGAGGCCCACGCCAAAACAATGAAGG CTTTGTCGGGCCTCTTCGACTCTCAGAGCCAGACGTCCCTGTACAGCCCCCAGCAGCCGCTCTCCTCGTCGGGGTCCGAGACGTCGCTGCGCCCGACGAGTCAGCCTCTGTGGC ATGGCAGCGTCCCCTCGAGCGCCGTCTCCAGCGCCGGACCTTCGTCGCCCATCACGGAGAGCTCGGGCCTCAACTTTAACTTTAGCgagtaa
- the ppip5k1b gene encoding inositol hexakisphosphate and diphosphoinositol-pentakisphosphate kinase 1 isoform X5: MLLHVMSEPCDEQQLDGGDGLRRDSKDVAALASEDDEPDLQPMEADVKMDMFPEEDMEDDDDQSPSERQIVVGICCMMKKSKSKPMTHILERLCKFDYIEVVIFPEDVILEEPVEKWPLCDCLISFHSKGFPLDKAVEYAKLRNPLLINDLNMQYFIQDRREVYRILQEEGIDLPRYAVLNRDPDNPEECNLVEGEDHVEVNGEVFPKPFVEKPVCAEDHNVYIYYPTSAGGGSQRLFRKIGSRSSVYSPETSVRKTGAYIYEEFMPTDGTDVKVYTVGPDYAHAEARKSPALDGKVERDSEGKEIRYPVMLTAMEKLVARKVCLAFQQTVCGFDLLRANGHSFVCDVNGFSFVKNSMKYYDDCAKVLGNMVMRELAPQFHIPWSIPMEAEDIPIVPTTSGTMMELRCVIAIIRHGDRTPKQKMKMEVRHPLFFELFEKCGGYKSGKLKLKKPKQLQEVLDIARLLLLELGQHNDCEIEEKKSKLEQLKTVLEMYGHFSGINRKVQLTYLRNGQPKASSEEEDSKREGPSLLLVLKWGGELTPAGRVQAEELGRAFRCMYPGGQGDYAGFPGCGLLRLHSTYRHDLKIYASDEGRVQMTAAAFAKGLLALEGELTPILVQMVKSANMNGLLDSDSDSLTDCQQKVKARLHEIMQKDQEFSQEDYQKLAPTNSPSLVNSMKMIQNPVKTCDKVYALIQSLNSQIRKRLEDPKSSDLQLYHSETLELMLQRWSKLERDFRMKSGRYDISKIPDIYDCIKYDTQHNSSLDLDDTLELFRLSRALADIVIPQEYGISKAEKLDIAQAYCVPLMKKIQLDLQRTHEDEAVNKLHPLYSRGVMSPGRHVRTRLYFTSESHVHSLLSVFRYGKLLDDEKDQQWRQAMDYLSAVTELNYMTQIVIMLYEDNNKEPSSEERFHVELHFSPGVKGCDDEENVPLGFGFRPASSENQDKKPNQGSMEDLSQDQPDQALIVSEPINIQRRSPMVRNRKTGSMEHIQSPESRIGVDVAQVLSETSPSQSSKCCTPHRLFPSGSRQSPDIKSASGLELLSMPPVKRFSVSFARHPTNGFEGCSMVPSIYPLETLHNLLSLKQVDEFLNSVCESSSEAHAKTMKALSGLFDSQSQTSLYSPQQPLSSSGSETSLRPTSQPLWHGSVPSSAVSSAGPSSPITESSGLNFNFSE, translated from the exons ATGCTACTACACGTGATGTCCGAACCCTGTGACGAACAGCAACTGGATGGCGGCGACGGTCTGAGGCGGGACAGCAAAGACGTCGCCGCCTTGGCTTCTGAAGATGACGAGCCCGACTTGCAGCCAATGGAGGCGGACGTGAAGATGGACATGTTCCCGGAGGAGGACATGGAAGACGATGACGACCAGTCG CCGTCCGAGCGACAGATCGTGGTAGGAATTTGCTGCATGATGAAGAAGTCCAAGTCCAAACCCATGACACATATTCTGGAGCGCCTCTGCAAGTTCGACTACATCGAGGTGGTGATCTTTCCCGAGGATGTTATTTTGGAGGAGCCTGTGGAAAAATGGCCACTGTGTGACTGCCTCATCTCTTTCCACTCGAAAG gTTTCCCACTGGACAAAGCGGTGGAATATGCCAAGCTCAGGAATCCACTGCTCATCAATGACCTCAACATGCAGTATTTTATCCAGGACAG GAGGGAAGTGTACCGCATCCTTCAAGAAGAGGGGATCGACCTACCTCGATATGCCGTGCTCAACCGGGACCCCGACAACCCTGAAG AGTGCAACCTTGTGGAGGGGGAGGACCACGTGGAAGTCAACGGGGAGGTGTTCCCTAAACCTTTTGTGGAGAAGCCGGTCTGCGCCGAGGACCACAATGTCTACATCTACTACCCGACGTCAGCGGGTGGCGGCAGTCAGAGACTGTTTAGAAAA ATCGGGAGTCGTAGCAGTGTGTACTCCCCAGAAACCAGCGTTCGGAAGACTGGCGCTTACATATACGAGGAGTTTATGCCAACAGATGGTACCGACGTGAAG GTGTACACGGTGGGTCCGGACTATGCCCACGCAGAGGCCCGGAAATCTCCTGCGCTGGACGGGAAAGTGGAGCGAGACAGCGAGGGGAAGGAGATTCGATACCCTGTCATGCTGACGGCTATGGAGAAGCTGGTTGCGCGAAAAGTCTGCTTAGCATTCCAG CAAACCGTGTGCGGCTTCGACCTCCTCCGAGCCAACGGCCACTCGTTTGTCTGTGACGTCAACGGTTTCAGCTTTGTCAAGAACTCCATGAAGTACTACGACGACTGCGCCAAAGTGTTGGG GAACATGGTCATGAGAGAGTTAGCCCCCCAATTCCACATTCCTTGGTCTATCCCGATGGAGGCCGAAGATATCCCCATTGTCCCGACCACCTCAGGAACCAT GATGGAGCTGCGATGCGTTATCGCCATTATTCGCCATGGCGACCGCACACCAaagcagaaaatgaaaatggaggTTCGACATCCTCT ATTCTTTGAATTGTTTGAAAAATGCGGAGGCTACAAGTCAGGAAAGCTAAAGCTGAAAAAACCAAAACAGCTTCAG GAAGTTCTGGATATCGCTCGCTTGCTGCTACTTGAACTTGGTCAACACAACGACTGCGAGATTGAGGAGAAGAAGTCCAAACTGGAGCAACTCAAGACCGTCCTGGAAAT GTATGGTCACTTCTCAGGTATCAACAGAAAAGTCCAGTTGACGTACTTGCGTAACGGACAACCAAAAGCTTCTAGTGAAGAGGAAG ACTCCAAGAGGGAGGGTCCGTCTCTCCTGCTGGTCCTTAAGTGGGGCGGCGAGCTGACGCCGGCTGGCCGGGTTCAAGCCGAGGAACTGGGCAGAGCATTTCGCTGCATGTACCCTGGAGGCCAAG GCGACTACGCCGGCTTTCCCGGATGCGGCCTCCTGCGCCTGCACAGCACGTACCGCCACGACCTCAAGATCTACGCCTCCGACGAAGGCCGGGTGCAGATGACGGCCGCCGCCTTTGCCAAG GGCCTCCTGGCTCTGGAAGGCGAGCTCACTCCCATTCTGGTGCAAATGGTGAAAAGCGCCAACATGAACGGGCTGCTGGACAGTGACAGCGACTCGTTGACCGACTGCCAGCAAAAAGTCAAAGCGCGGTTACACGAGATCATGCAGAAGGACCAGGAGTTCTCACAAGAGGATTATCAGAAG CTAGCGCCGACAAACAGCCCCTCGCTTGTCAACTCCATGAAAATGATACAAAATCCAGTGAAGACCTGCGACAAAGTGTACGCTCTCATCCAGAGCCTGAATTCACAAATCAGGAAACGACTTGAGGATCCCAAGTCTTCAG ATCTGCAACTGTACCACAGCGAGACCTTGGAGCTAATGCTCCAGCGCTGGTCCAAACTGGAAAGGGATTTCCGCATGAAAAGCGGCCGCTACGATATCAGCAAGATCCCGGATATCTACGACTGTATCAAATACGATACGCAGCACAACTCTTCGTTGGACCTGGACGACACGCTGGAGCTCTTTCGGCTCTCTCGCGCTTTGGCCGACATCGTCATACCGCAG GAATACGGAATCAGCAAAgcagaaaagctggacatcgcTCAGGCGTATTGCGTCCCACTCATGAAGAAGATCCAGCTGGACCTGCAGAGGACTCACGAAGACGAGGCCGTCAATAAGCTGCACCCCTT GTACTCCAGGGGGGTGATGTCTCCAGGTCGCCACGTCCGCACGCGTCTTTACTTCACCAGCGAAAGCCACGTCCACTCCCTGCTCAGCGTTTTCCGTTACGGAAAGCTTTTGGAT GATGAAAAAGACCAACAATGGAGGCAGGCCATGGACTACCTTAGTGCTGTAACCGAGCTTAACTATATGACGCAAATAGTCATTATGCTGTATGAAGACAACAACAAG GAGCCTTCTTCAGAGGAGCGTTTCCACGTGGAGCTGCATTTCAGCCCCGGGGTCAAAGGTTGCGATGACGAGGAAAACGTCCCGCTCGGATTTGGTTTCCGTCCGGCGTCCTCAGAG aatcaggacaaAAAGCCCAACCAAGGCAGCATGGAGGATCTGTCTCAGGACCAACCCGACCAGGCTCTTATTGTTTCAGAGCCCATCAATATCCAGAGGAGGTCCCCCATGGTCCGCAATCGCAAGACAGGCTCCATGGAG caCATTCAGAGTCCCGAGTCACGTATCGGTGTTGACGTCGCTCAGGTCCTCTCTGAGACTTCACCCAGCCAGTCGTCCAAATGCTGCACGCCGCACCGACTCTTCCCGTCGGGCTCACGCCAGTCGCCCGACATCAAGTCAGCGAGCGGCCTAG AACTGTTGTCTATGCCGCCAGTAAAGAGATTTTCTGTGTCATTTGCCAGGCATCCGACTAATG GTTTTGAAGGCTGCTCAATGGTGCCCTCTATCTACCCATTGGAGACGCTGCACAACTTGCTCTCGCTGAAGCAGGTGGATGAGTTTCTCAACTCTGTGTGTGAGAGCAGCAGTGAGGCCCACGCCAAAACAATGAAGG CTTTGTCGGGCCTCTTCGACTCTCAGAGCCAGACGTCCCTGTACAGCCCCCAGCAGCCGCTCTCCTCGTCGGGGTCCGAGACGTCGCTGCGCCCGACGAGTCAGCCTCTGTGGC ATGGCAGCGTCCCCTCGAGCGCCGTCTCCAGCGCCGGACCTTCGTCGCCCATCACGGAGAGCTCGGGCCTCAACTTTAACTTTAGCgagtaa
- the ppip5k1b gene encoding inositol hexakisphosphate and diphosphoinositol-pentakisphosphate kinase 1 isoform X2 — MLLHVMSEPCDEQQLDGGDGLRRDSKDVAALASEDDEPDLQPMEADVKMDMFPEEDMEDDDDQSPSERQIVVGICCMMKKSKSKPMTHILERLCKFDYIEVVIFPEDVILEEPVEKWPLCDCLISFHSKGFPLDKAVEYAKLRNPLLINDLNMQYFIQDRREVYRILQEEGIDLPRYAVLNRDPDNPEECNLVEGEDHVEVNGEVFPKPFVEKPVCAEDHNVYIYYPTSAGGGSQRLFRKIGSRSSVYSPETSVRKTGAYIYEEFMPTDGTDVKVYTVGPDYAHAEARKSPALDGKVERDSEGKEIRYPVMLTAMEKLVARKVCLAFQQTVCGFDLLRANGHSFVCDVNGFSFVKNSMKYYDDCAKVLGNMVMRELAPQFHIPWSIPMEAEDIPIVPTTSGTMMELRCVIAIIRHGDRTPKQKMKMEVRHPLFFELFEKCGGYKSGKLKLKKPKQLQEVLDIARLLLLELGQHNDCEIEEKKSKLEQLKTVLEMYGHFSGINRKVQLTYLRNGQPKASSEEEDSKREGPSLLLVLKWGGELTPAGRVQAEELGRAFRCMYPGGQGDYAGFPGCGLLRLHSTYRHDLKIYASDEGRVQMTAAAFAKGLLALEGELTPILVQMVKSANMNGLLDSDSDSLTDCQQKVKARLHEIMQKDQEFSQEDYQKLAPTNSPSLVNSMKMIQNPVKTCDKVYALIQSLNSQIRKRLEDPKSSDLQLYHSETLELMLQRWSKLERDFRMKSGRYDISKIPDIYDCIKYDTQHNSSLDLDDTLELFRLSRALADIVIPQEYGISKAEKLDIAQAYCVPLMKKIQLDLQRTHEDEAVNKLHPLYSRGVMSPGRHVRTRLYFTSESHVHSLLSVFRYGKLLDDEKDQQWRQAMDYLSAVTELNYMTQIVIMLYEDNNKEPSSEERFHVELHFSPGVKGCDDEENVPLGFGFRPASSENQDKKPNQGSMEDLSQDQPDQALIVSEPINIQRRSPMVRNRKTGSMEVLSETSPSQSSKCCTPHRLFPSGSRQSPDIKSASGLGSHCSGLFSASMLGVSCSAPNLRDYVRTHHHHHRKPPLSPGSLPCQIGMFELLSMPPVKRFSVSFARHPTNGFEGCSMVPSIYPLETLHNLLSLKQVDEFLNSVCESSSEAHAKTMKALSGLFDSQSQTSLYSPQQPLSSSGSETSLRPTSQPLWHGSVPSSAVSSAGPSSPITESSGLNFNFSE, encoded by the exons ATGCTACTACACGTGATGTCCGAACCCTGTGACGAACAGCAACTGGATGGCGGCGACGGTCTGAGGCGGGACAGCAAAGACGTCGCCGCCTTGGCTTCTGAAGATGACGAGCCCGACTTGCAGCCAATGGAGGCGGACGTGAAGATGGACATGTTCCCGGAGGAGGACATGGAAGACGATGACGACCAGTCG CCGTCCGAGCGACAGATCGTGGTAGGAATTTGCTGCATGATGAAGAAGTCCAAGTCCAAACCCATGACACATATTCTGGAGCGCCTCTGCAAGTTCGACTACATCGAGGTGGTGATCTTTCCCGAGGATGTTATTTTGGAGGAGCCTGTGGAAAAATGGCCACTGTGTGACTGCCTCATCTCTTTCCACTCGAAAG gTTTCCCACTGGACAAAGCGGTGGAATATGCCAAGCTCAGGAATCCACTGCTCATCAATGACCTCAACATGCAGTATTTTATCCAGGACAG GAGGGAAGTGTACCGCATCCTTCAAGAAGAGGGGATCGACCTACCTCGATATGCCGTGCTCAACCGGGACCCCGACAACCCTGAAG AGTGCAACCTTGTGGAGGGGGAGGACCACGTGGAAGTCAACGGGGAGGTGTTCCCTAAACCTTTTGTGGAGAAGCCGGTCTGCGCCGAGGACCACAATGTCTACATCTACTACCCGACGTCAGCGGGTGGCGGCAGTCAGAGACTGTTTAGAAAA ATCGGGAGTCGTAGCAGTGTGTACTCCCCAGAAACCAGCGTTCGGAAGACTGGCGCTTACATATACGAGGAGTTTATGCCAACAGATGGTACCGACGTGAAG GTGTACACGGTGGGTCCGGACTATGCCCACGCAGAGGCCCGGAAATCTCCTGCGCTGGACGGGAAAGTGGAGCGAGACAGCGAGGGGAAGGAGATTCGATACCCTGTCATGCTGACGGCTATGGAGAAGCTGGTTGCGCGAAAAGTCTGCTTAGCATTCCAG CAAACCGTGTGCGGCTTCGACCTCCTCCGAGCCAACGGCCACTCGTTTGTCTGTGACGTCAACGGTTTCAGCTTTGTCAAGAACTCCATGAAGTACTACGACGACTGCGCCAAAGTGTTGGG GAACATGGTCATGAGAGAGTTAGCCCCCCAATTCCACATTCCTTGGTCTATCCCGATGGAGGCCGAAGATATCCCCATTGTCCCGACCACCTCAGGAACCAT GATGGAGCTGCGATGCGTTATCGCCATTATTCGCCATGGCGACCGCACACCAaagcagaaaatgaaaatggaggTTCGACATCCTCT ATTCTTTGAATTGTTTGAAAAATGCGGAGGCTACAAGTCAGGAAAGCTAAAGCTGAAAAAACCAAAACAGCTTCAG GAAGTTCTGGATATCGCTCGCTTGCTGCTACTTGAACTTGGTCAACACAACGACTGCGAGATTGAGGAGAAGAAGTCCAAACTGGAGCAACTCAAGACCGTCCTGGAAAT GTATGGTCACTTCTCAGGTATCAACAGAAAAGTCCAGTTGACGTACTTGCGTAACGGACAACCAAAAGCTTCTAGTGAAGAGGAAG ACTCCAAGAGGGAGGGTCCGTCTCTCCTGCTGGTCCTTAAGTGGGGCGGCGAGCTGACGCCGGCTGGCCGGGTTCAAGCCGAGGAACTGGGCAGAGCATTTCGCTGCATGTACCCTGGAGGCCAAG GCGACTACGCCGGCTTTCCCGGATGCGGCCTCCTGCGCCTGCACAGCACGTACCGCCACGACCTCAAGATCTACGCCTCCGACGAAGGCCGGGTGCAGATGACGGCCGCCGCCTTTGCCAAG GGCCTCCTGGCTCTGGAAGGCGAGCTCACTCCCATTCTGGTGCAAATGGTGAAAAGCGCCAACATGAACGGGCTGCTGGACAGTGACAGCGACTCGTTGACCGACTGCCAGCAAAAAGTCAAAGCGCGGTTACACGAGATCATGCAGAAGGACCAGGAGTTCTCACAAGAGGATTATCAGAAG CTAGCGCCGACAAACAGCCCCTCGCTTGTCAACTCCATGAAAATGATACAAAATCCAGTGAAGACCTGCGACAAAGTGTACGCTCTCATCCAGAGCCTGAATTCACAAATCAGGAAACGACTTGAGGATCCCAAGTCTTCAG ATCTGCAACTGTACCACAGCGAGACCTTGGAGCTAATGCTCCAGCGCTGGTCCAAACTGGAAAGGGATTTCCGCATGAAAAGCGGCCGCTACGATATCAGCAAGATCCCGGATATCTACGACTGTATCAAATACGATACGCAGCACAACTCTTCGTTGGACCTGGACGACACGCTGGAGCTCTTTCGGCTCTCTCGCGCTTTGGCCGACATCGTCATACCGCAG GAATACGGAATCAGCAAAgcagaaaagctggacatcgcTCAGGCGTATTGCGTCCCACTCATGAAGAAGATCCAGCTGGACCTGCAGAGGACTCACGAAGACGAGGCCGTCAATAAGCTGCACCCCTT GTACTCCAGGGGGGTGATGTCTCCAGGTCGCCACGTCCGCACGCGTCTTTACTTCACCAGCGAAAGCCACGTCCACTCCCTGCTCAGCGTTTTCCGTTACGGAAAGCTTTTGGAT GATGAAAAAGACCAACAATGGAGGCAGGCCATGGACTACCTTAGTGCTGTAACCGAGCTTAACTATATGACGCAAATAGTCATTATGCTGTATGAAGACAACAACAAG GAGCCTTCTTCAGAGGAGCGTTTCCACGTGGAGCTGCATTTCAGCCCCGGGGTCAAAGGTTGCGATGACGAGGAAAACGTCCCGCTCGGATTTGGTTTCCGTCCGGCGTCCTCAGAG aatcaggacaaAAAGCCCAACCAAGGCAGCATGGAGGATCTGTCTCAGGACCAACCCGACCAGGCTCTTATTGTTTCAGAGCCCATCAATATCCAGAGGAGGTCCCCCATGGTCCGCAATCGCAAGACAGGCTCCATGGAG GTCCTCTCTGAGACTTCACCCAGCCAGTCGTCCAAATGCTGCACGCCGCACCGACTCTTCCCGTCGGGCTCACGCCAGTCGCCCGACATCAAGTCAGCGAGCGGCCTAG GCTCGCACTGCTCTGGCCTCTTCAGCGCCTCCATGCTGGGGGTGTCCTGTAGCGCCCCCAACCTGCGGGACTACGTACGCAcgcaccaccatcaccaccgaAAACCCCCACTGTCCCCCGGTAGCCTGCCATGCCAGATTGGCATGTTTG AACTGTTGTCTATGCCGCCAGTAAAGAGATTTTCTGTGTCATTTGCCAGGCATCCGACTAATG GTTTTGAAGGCTGCTCAATGGTGCCCTCTATCTACCCATTGGAGACGCTGCACAACTTGCTCTCGCTGAAGCAGGTGGATGAGTTTCTCAACTCTGTGTGTGAGAGCAGCAGTGAGGCCCACGCCAAAACAATGAAGG CTTTGTCGGGCCTCTTCGACTCTCAGAGCCAGACGTCCCTGTACAGCCCCCAGCAGCCGCTCTCCTCGTCGGGGTCCGAGACGTCGCTGCGCCCGACGAGTCAGCCTCTGTGGC ATGGCAGCGTCCCCTCGAGCGCCGTCTCCAGCGCCGGACCTTCGTCGCCCATCACGGAGAGCTCGGGCCTCAACTTTAACTTTAGCgagtaa